In Halorientalis sp. LT38, a genomic segment contains:
- a CDS encoding carboxypeptidase M32, protein MATDDAGESPVYESFQDHVRRMTNVGNAAGVLGWDQQVMMPEGGTPARSQQTAALSALHHELLTDDALAESLDSLDGTDLDAEQAAVVREVRREHERATRVDGDLIEEISETTSNALPTWEQAKGEDDWDEFAPTLERIVELKREHAAQIDPDRDPYEVLFEEYEPYLGIDTAERILERLREELVPLIDAIDDSDVDLADPFEGTYDETRQEELVRDALDTLGYDWDRGRLDTAAHPFSMGNQFDARVTTRFKPDDPLDALGSTIHEFGHATYTLGLPQEHYGSPLGQSRDLSVHESQSRLWENHVGRSRPFWDLFAPTVNDHLGTDVAPRDLYEAANRIYPDNLIRVEADELTYHLHIILRFEIERDLVRGDLAVDEIPQVWNDKMEEYLGVRPDTDAEGCLQDIHWTHGNFGYFPTYSLGSVLAAQLFAAAEDDLGSLDEEIRDGEFDRLHDWLTENVHRHGCRYTTDDLIEAATGEAFTADYFLDYARGKFGDLYDL, encoded by the coding sequence ATGGCAACCGACGACGCCGGGGAATCCCCAGTCTACGAGTCGTTCCAGGACCACGTTCGCCGGATGACGAACGTCGGGAACGCGGCTGGAGTCCTCGGCTGGGACCAGCAGGTGATGATGCCCGAAGGGGGGACGCCCGCCCGCTCCCAGCAGACGGCCGCGCTCTCGGCGCTGCACCACGAACTGCTCACCGACGACGCGCTCGCGGAGTCCCTCGATTCACTCGACGGCACCGACCTCGACGCCGAGCAGGCCGCAGTCGTCCGCGAAGTCCGCCGGGAACACGAGCGGGCGACCCGGGTCGACGGCGACCTGATCGAGGAGATTTCGGAGACGACCTCGAACGCCCTCCCGACGTGGGAGCAGGCGAAAGGCGAGGACGACTGGGACGAGTTCGCGCCGACGCTCGAACGGATCGTCGAACTCAAGCGCGAACACGCCGCCCAGATCGACCCCGACCGGGACCCCTACGAGGTGCTGTTCGAGGAGTACGAGCCCTACCTGGGGATCGACACCGCCGAGCGGATCCTCGAGCGACTCCGGGAGGAGCTGGTCCCGCTGATCGACGCGATCGACGACAGCGACGTCGACCTCGCCGATCCCTTCGAAGGGACCTACGACGAAACGCGCCAGGAGGAACTCGTCCGCGACGCACTGGATACGCTGGGGTACGACTGGGACCGCGGTCGCCTCGACACCGCCGCCCACCCATTCTCAATGGGCAACCAGTTCGACGCCCGCGTCACGACGCGGTTCAAGCCCGACGATCCCCTCGACGCGCTCGGGTCGACCATCCACGAGTTCGGCCACGCCACCTACACCCTCGGCCTCCCGCAGGAGCACTACGGGTCGCCGCTGGGGCAGTCCCGTGACCTCTCGGTACACGAGTCCCAGTCCCGGCTCTGGGAGAACCACGTCGGCCGGTCGCGGCCCTTCTGGGACCTCTTCGCGCCGACGGTCAACGACCACCTCGGGACGGACGTGGCCCCCCGGGACCTCTACGAGGCCGCGAACCGGATCTACCCGGACAACCTCATCCGGGTCGAGGCGGACGAACTCACCTACCACCTCCACATCATCCTCCGGTTCGAGATCGAACGCGACCTCGTCCGCGGCGACCTGGCGGTCGACGAGATCCCGCAGGTCTGGAACGACAAGATGGAGGAGTACCTCGGCGTCCGGCCCGACACCGACGCGGAGGGCTGTCTGCAGGACATCCACTGGACCCACGGCAACTTCGGCTACTTCCCTACCTACTCGCTGGGGAGCGTGCTCGCGGCGCAACTGTTCGCGGCGGCCGAGGACGACCTCGGAAGTCTCGACGAGGAGATCCGAGACGGCGAGTTCGACCGCCTGCACGACTGGCTGACCGAGAACGTCCACCGCCACGGCTGCCGGTACACCACCGACGACCTGATCGAGGCGGCCACCGGCGAGGCGTTCACCGCCGACTACTTCCTCGACTACGCCCGCGGGAAGTTCGGCGACCTGTACGACCTCTAG
- the ubaA gene encoding SAMP-activating enzyme E1 translates to MSDLNLDPTQLDRYSRHIIMDGIGPAGQKALLDADVLVLGAGGLGSPIIQYLAAAGVGRLGIADDDVVERSNLQRQIVHADADVGRPKAESAAEFVADLNPDVTVDVHELRVTAENVDDLIADYDFVVDGSDNFETRFLVNDACTLAGVPFSHGAIYRFEGQVTSFTQGRPCYRCLFPEAPPAGEIPDCSEAGVLGVLPGTVGCIQATETVKWILQDAGVAPEAELLDGRMIFYDAMDMTFEEIPVEPNPECPVCGEEPAISSVADVEYVETCAIGAD, encoded by the coding sequence ATGAGCGACCTCAATCTGGACCCCACGCAACTGGACCGGTACTCCCGGCACATCATCATGGACGGCATCGGGCCGGCCGGGCAGAAGGCCCTGCTCGACGCCGACGTGCTGGTGCTCGGGGCCGGCGGCCTCGGCTCGCCGATCATCCAGTACCTCGCGGCCGCGGGCGTGGGCCGACTGGGCATCGCCGACGACGACGTGGTGGAACGGAGCAACCTCCAGCGCCAGATCGTCCACGCCGACGCGGACGTGGGCCGCCCGAAGGCCGAGAGCGCCGCCGAGTTCGTCGCGGATCTCAACCCCGACGTGACGGTCGACGTCCACGAGCTCCGGGTCACGGCCGAGAACGTCGACGACCTCATCGCGGACTACGACTTCGTGGTCGACGGCAGCGACAACTTCGAGACGCGCTTTCTCGTCAACGACGCCTGCACGCTCGCGGGCGTCCCCTTCTCCCACGGCGCCATCTACCGCTTCGAGGGCCAGGTGACCTCCTTCACCCAGGGCCGGCCCTGCTATCGCTGTCTGTTCCCCGAGGCCCCGCCGGCCGGCGAGATCCCGGACTGCTCGGAGGCCGGCGTGCTGGGCGTCCTCCCCGGCACCGTGGGCTGCATCCAGGCGACTGAAACCGTGAAGTGGATCCTGCAGGACGCCGGCGTCGCCCCGGAGGCCGAACTGCTCGACGGCCGGATGATCTTCTACGACGCGATGGACATGACCTTCGAGGAGATCCCGGTCGAACCGAACCCGGAGTGCCCGGTCTGCGGAGAGGAGCCCGCCATCTCCTCGGTCGCGGACGTCGAATACGTCGAGACCTGCGCAATCGGCGCTGACTGA
- a CDS encoding DUF5658 family protein, protein MSISSPETRLPALGLRKPDYVESVFALVFVWGFGDAVSTLIALTFTGDVGMEANPLVRRLLAHEPMLLLVMKGAVALVVGVTLLTYRDTVERVPLWRPWLLSVTCVGTFIVVSNVYVGLTAI, encoded by the coding sequence ATGTCGATATCATCACCCGAAACCAGACTGCCCGCGCTCGGCCTCCGCAAGCCCGACTACGTCGAGTCGGTGTTCGCGCTGGTGTTCGTCTGGGGCTTCGGCGACGCCGTCTCGACGCTGATCGCGCTCACCTTCACCGGCGACGTGGGGATGGAGGCCAACCCGCTCGTGCGGCGGCTGCTGGCCCACGAGCCCATGCTCCTGCTCGTCATGAAGGGGGCCGTCGCACTCGTCGTCGGCGTCACCCTCCTGACTTACCGCGACACCGTCGAACGCGTGCCCCTCTGGCGGCCCTGGTTGCTCTCGGTCACCTGCGTCGGGACCTTCATCGTCGTCTCCAACGTCTACGTCGGCCTCACCGCGATCTGA
- a CDS encoding desampylase, which translates to MFALTREVYDDLIAYAREGAPEEVCGVLGGRSESDHREDSATANGEARAVSALADRYRRAENVAADPTRAYELDPEEQLAHMQAIEDAGRDVVGFAHSHPNGPPKPSATDERQATWPGYHYLIVSLDGTEPYVGCWRWTGEEFAAEPLGIRSR; encoded by the coding sequence ATGTTCGCGCTGACTCGCGAGGTGTACGACGACCTGATCGCCTACGCCCGCGAAGGCGCCCCCGAGGAAGTCTGTGGCGTGCTCGGTGGGCGGAGCGAGTCCGACCACCGGGAGGACTCGGCGACCGCGAACGGTGAGGCACGAGCCGTGAGCGCACTGGCAGACCGGTATCGCCGGGCCGAGAACGTTGCGGCCGACCCGACACGGGCCTACGAACTCGACCCGGAGGAGCAACTCGCCCACATGCAGGCCATCGAGGACGCGGGACGGGACGTCGTCGGCTTCGCCCACTCGCATCCGAATGGACCGCCAAAGCCGAGCGCGACCGACGAGCGGCAGGCGACCTGGCCGGGCTATCACTACCTGATCGTCTCCCTCGACGGAACCGAGCCGTACGTCGGATGCTGGCGCTGGACGGGGGAAGAATTCGCAGCCGAACCCCTCGGGATCAGATCGCGGTGA